One genomic segment of Candidatus Methylomirabilis lanthanidiphila includes these proteins:
- a CDS encoding Histidine kinase, with protein sequence MFNSNKERTNSKKRYFTVSEDMRASIPPTQSDSHQLASRFRWIPHAASASAVAVGGLVLVGWWLDVGILKAPLPEYPAMMANTALAFVLIGVALWLLRTASTSGRGRRLSRICASIVALIGLLTLSEYLFVWDLGIGRLPATDFQAPAGPYHVPGRIAFASALNFVVLGAALLLLDVKIRGDYRPAEHLAVTVAAIALLTLVAYLYGGTEIHQLYPFTTVAPHTALLFVVLSIGVLFARSQHRIVSIMMSDTVAAAAMRRLLVVAILLPISAGWVRLIGQRFGLFGTEFGLALIVVFAIVALTVSVYWQATSLIQAEEYQCGINEISVAFSGTTTIEDTFPVFATIIKKIASYDRICVVARDGEKLVAIASWATLPLQCFRGKAWRPSGETAVEWVMDHKTPRLVRDLPLEQRFADEAIVVREGIRSTLVLPLMVGGEAVGTVTLDNRIPGAYTSDSVTVLTGFMEPLAAAVRNAELHAQVVRYTHELEDLVEARTRELQTANGHLAEASRHKSIFLTNMSHELRTPLNSIIGFSELLRNQTAGPLIAKQARYIDHIYTSGQHLLVLINDLLDLSKVEAGKLVLHPEPIALSEALAAAVQDIRPLTDTKRLTLTLDVDTAPITIAADPVRFKQIIYNMLSNAVKFTPEEGRITVTARRVSSSEFGVSSVEPETGNSKLKTASLGEFVEITVADTGIGIAAEDLSRLFARFSQIEIETTKRLKGSGLGLVLTRQLVELHGGTIAIASDGPGQGSTCTVRLPLAPQVKPET encoded by the coding sequence GTGTTTAATAGTAACAAGGAGAGGACAAACTCGAAAAAAAGATACTTTACAGTAAGTGAGGACATGAGGGCAAGCATTCCACCTACCCAGTCCGACTCTCATCAGCTCGCATCGCGGTTTCGCTGGATTCCACACGCTGCAAGCGCGAGCGCGGTTGCCGTCGGCGGCCTGGTCCTGGTCGGCTGGTGGCTTGACGTCGGAATCCTCAAGGCTCCGCTACCCGAATATCCCGCCATGATGGCCAACACGGCACTGGCCTTCGTCCTGATCGGTGTCGCTCTCTGGTTGTTGCGGACAGCGTCCACCAGTGGGCGGGGTCGACGTCTGTCCCGGATCTGCGCATCGATCGTCGCCCTCATCGGTCTGCTCACGCTCAGCGAATATCTGTTTGTATGGGACCTGGGGATTGGTCGACTGCCGGCCACGGATTTCCAGGCGCCTGCGGGACCCTACCACGTTCCGGGTCGGATCGCGTTTGCGAGCGCGCTGAATTTTGTTGTGCTCGGCGCCGCGCTCCTGCTGTTGGATGTAAAGATCCGCGGCGACTATCGGCCTGCCGAGCATCTTGCGGTTACGGTTGCCGCCATCGCGTTGTTGACGCTCGTGGCGTACCTTTACGGCGGGACCGAGATCCATCAGCTCTATCCTTTTACAACCGTCGCTCCGCACACGGCCCTACTGTTCGTCGTGCTCTCCATCGGTGTCCTGTTTGCTCGATCACAGCACAGGATCGTGAGCATCATGATGAGTGATACGGTCGCCGCCGCCGCAATGCGGCGCCTGCTGGTTGTCGCGATCCTTCTCCCGATCTCAGCGGGTTGGGTGAGGCTGATCGGGCAACGGTTCGGCCTCTTCGGCACCGAGTTCGGGCTGGCGCTTATCGTGGTGTTCGCAATCGTCGCGTTGACCGTGAGCGTCTACTGGCAGGCGACGTCGTTGATTCAGGCGGAGGAGTATCAGTGCGGGATCAATGAGATATCCGTCGCCTTTAGTGGGACGACCACCATTGAGGATACGTTCCCCGTCTTTGCGACGATAATCAAAAAGATCGCTTCGTATGATCGGATCTGTGTTGTGGCGCGTGACGGGGAGAAGCTGGTCGCAATAGCGTCGTGGGCTACCCTCCCTTTACAGTGTTTTCGGGGGAAGGCGTGGCGTCCGTCCGGTGAGACTGCCGTCGAGTGGGTCATGGACCATAAAACCCCTCGCCTGGTTCGGGACCTGCCGCTGGAGCAGCGTTTTGCTGATGAGGCCATCGTCGTGCGGGAGGGGATCCGGTCCACCTTGGTCCTGCCCCTAATGGTTGGTGGGGAGGCGGTCGGGACCGTAACCCTGGATAACAGGATACCGGGCGCTTACACGTCGGACTCCGTAACGGTGTTGACGGGCTTCATGGAACCGCTGGCCGCTGCCGTGCGGAATGCCGAGCTCCACGCGCAGGTGGTCCGCTACACCCACGAGTTGGAGGATCTGGTCGAGGCGAGGACCCGAGAGTTGCAGACGGCGAACGGCCATCTGGCGGAAGCCTCTCGCCACAAGTCCATTTTTCTGACCAACATGTCCCACGAGTTGCGTACACCGCTCAACAGCATCATTGGCTTTTCCGAACTGCTGCGCAACCAGACTGCCGGTCCGCTGATCGCCAAGCAGGCCCGCTACATAGACCACATCTACACCAGCGGCCAGCATCTGCTTGTGCTGATCAACGACCTGCTGGACCTGTCGAAAGTCGAGGCGGGCAAACTCGTACTGCACCCCGAGCCCATCGCCCTCTCCGAGGCGCTTGCGGCCGCCGTACAAGATATCCGGCCCTTGACCGACACCAAGCGACTCACTCTCACGCTGGACGTGGACACTGCGCCGATCACCATTGCTGCCGACCCGGTCCGCTTCAAGCAGATCATCTACAACATGCTGTCGAATGCCGTGAAGTTCACTCCGGAAGAAGGCCGAATTACGGTCACCGCGAGACGAGTTTCGAGTTCCGAGTTTGGAGTGTCGAGTGTAGAACCCGAAACTGGAAACTCAAAACTAAAAACTGCCAGTCTGGGCGAGTTCGTGGAGATCACGGTCGCCGACACCGGGATCGGGATTGCGGCAGAGGACCTCTCTCGACTCTTTGCGCGCTTCAGTCAGATCGAAATTGAGACGACGAAGCGGCTCAAGGGGAGCGGGTTGGGTCTCGTGCTGACCAGGCAGTTGGTCGAACTGCACGGGGGGACGATCGCGATTGCGTCCGATGGCCCGGGCCAGGGGAGCACGTGTACGGTGCGGCTGCCGCTGGCGCCTCAGGTGAAGCCGGAGACATGA
- a CDS encoding histidine kinase, with translation MSAITQAVILIVEDDPLGRELAKEILHDAGYAVLSLEDGVGLLERVKIERPDIILMDLQLPGTDGVTLARQLKADDETRSIPVVMTTAYAQPESYVQAIEAGCAAYLTKPINSKLLLKAVATLLKR, from the coding sequence ATGAGTGCAATAACGCAGGCTGTCATCCTGATCGTGGAGGATGATCCGCTGGGCCGGGAGCTGGCGAAGGAGATTCTCCATGACGCGGGATACGCCGTATTATCGTTGGAGGATGGCGTTGGCCTGCTGGAGCGGGTCAAGATCGAGCGGCCGGACATCATCCTCATGGATCTGCAATTGCCCGGCACCGACGGCGTCACACTCGCTCGGCAACTGAAGGCGGATGACGAGACGCGATCGATTCCGGTCGTGATGACGACCGCCTATGCGCAGCCGGAGTCGTACGTACAGGCCATTGAGGCCGGCTGCGCCGCCTACCTCACCAAACCCATCAATTCCAAGCTCCTTCTGAAGGCTGTCGCCACTCTGCTGAAGCGCTAA
- a CDS encoding LuxR family two component transcriptional regulator yields the protein MRDVRNNRSPLSRSLETPLAKMLAGMIEAAAKRLHPAVLQEMVRDVGAQLGRQAAAEYRLAHHISGRFDRYACARCLEAIGQQFRWEYQASVESESAIRLDVQGCPLAKLGRPEPYLTELGYGMLGGVVADEFGYAKVCVSHQPDMPPFHCTIMIYLHESEESRAVGGILFPQVVDEAAQLAEWQSREKPAERLTPRETEVFRLIAQGFTDKEVATALHLSVCTVQNHAAQIRRKLRIGTRTALVRFALRAPVGEG from the coding sequence ATGCGGGATGTGCGAAACAACCGAAGTCCCCTATCACGCTCGCTGGAAACGCCGCTCGCGAAGATGCTGGCGGGGATGATTGAGGCGGCGGCGAAGCGCCTGCACCCGGCGGTCCTTCAAGAGATGGTTCGCGATGTTGGGGCGCAGTTGGGTCGGCAGGCGGCTGCCGAGTACCGGCTGGCGCATCACATAAGCGGACGGTTCGACAGGTATGCCTGCGCCCGGTGCCTTGAGGCAATCGGGCAGCAGTTCAGGTGGGAGTATCAGGCATCAGTCGAGTCGGAAAGTGCCATCCGGCTTGATGTGCAGGGGTGCCCGCTGGCGAAACTGGGCAGGCCTGAACCGTACTTGACCGAATTGGGATACGGAATGCTTGGTGGGGTGGTGGCGGATGAGTTTGGCTACGCCAAGGTCTGCGTGAGCCATCAGCCTGACATGCCGCCGTTTCACTGTACCATCATGATCTACCTGCACGAATCTGAGGAGAGCCGGGCGGTAGGTGGCATCCTCTTTCCGCAGGTCGTCGATGAAGCGGCCCAGCTTGCAGAGTGGCAATCGCGCGAAAAACCTGCAGAGCGCCTGACGCCCCGCGAAACGGAAGTCTTCCGACTCATTGCGCAGGGTTTCACCGATAAGGAGGTCGCCACAGCGCTCCATCTATCCGTCTGTACCGTCCAGAATCATGCCGCGCAGATCCGCCGCAAACTGAGGATCGGTACCCGCACGGCGCTGGTCCGGTTCGCACTCCGTGCTCCTGTGGGCGAAGGGTAA
- the nreC_2 gene encoding Oxygen regulatory protein NreC: MARDAREHTGPTPMPRQTLLMQALNGLILAAARQLDPSVLQEMVRGVGAQLGRQALTGYRLTHYACGQPIGYTWAECLKEIGEQFGWTLRVAVESEGVIRVTVLECDVTESEESGLHLCEFSSGLFGGAMAEAIGDVKVCVSRCSETPPRNCAFAIYYRTSEESLALPGVVYPRISDRAVQLAPGLLDSGPGARLTSREAQVLRQIAHGLPDKEIAAALQLSVRTVENHGARIRRKLSIGNRAALVRFALQNRLIES; encoded by the coding sequence ATGGCCCGTGACGCTCGCGAGCATACCGGCCCGACCCCAATGCCTCGGCAGACGCTGCTGATGCAGGCGCTGAATGGGCTGATCCTAGCTGCCGCGAGGCAGCTTGACCCTTCGGTGCTCCAGGAGATGGTTCGCGGTGTTGGGGCGCAGTTGGGTCGGCAAGCGCTGACGGGGTACCGTCTGACACATTACGCGTGCGGGCAGCCCATCGGTTATACCTGGGCTGAGTGTCTGAAGGAGATAGGGGAGCAGTTCGGGTGGACGCTTCGGGTTGCGGTCGAGTCGGAGGGCGTGATTCGCGTCACCGTGCTGGAGTGCGACGTTACGGAATCGGAAGAGTCCGGATTGCACCTGTGCGAGTTCAGTTCCGGGCTCTTCGGCGGGGCCATGGCGGAGGCGATCGGCGACGTCAAGGTCTGTGTGAGCAGATGCTCGGAGACGCCACCGCGCAATTGTGCCTTTGCGATCTATTATCGAACGTCGGAAGAGAGCTTGGCGTTACCCGGTGTTGTCTATCCGCGGATAAGCGATCGGGCAGTCCAGCTTGCGCCAGGGTTACTGGACAGCGGCCCAGGCGCGCGCCTGACGTCCCGTGAGGCGCAGGTTCTCAGGCAGATCGCCCATGGTTTGCCTGATAAGGAGATCGCGGCAGCGCTCCAGTTGTCCGTCCGGACCGTCGAGAACCATGGCGCAAGAATTCGCAGGAAGCTCAGCATCGGCAACCGCGCCGCGCTGGTCCGGTTTGCGCTGCAGAATCGCTTGATCGAGTCGTAA
- a CDS encoding radical SAM protein produces the protein MRSFRQAMVDEILPQVSKPSRYIGMEWNAVRKDPAKTSVRIALAFPDTYEIGMSHLGLKILYQIVNRRPEFMAERVYAPWTDADALLRQRRIPLCSLESGYSLADFDLIGFTLQYELSYTNILNMLDLAGVPLKSADRREGDPFVIGGGSVGFNPEPIAEFLDLFVLGDGEEAVLEVCEATAAWKASGGRREALLEAWAKIPGCYVPALHQGETIRKRTAIHLDGIDYGAFPVPFMEIVHDRVSIEVMRGCTQGCRFCQAGYLYRPLRERSAEEIQQLALQAIRETGYEEVSLASLSIADLTVLPDVVPSLMDQLLPEKISLSLPSLRVETLNRFPQVAEEISRVRKTGFTIAPEAGSRRLRKVINKEGFDEEQIFTAVRNAARSGWESVKFYFMIGLPTETQEDLDELVRITRESARIARAESARGFGLTVSTSPFVPKPHTPFQWFAQDSMEMLQEKQDYLRRRLREVRVSYKWHNVRSSFLEAVFSLGDRSLGRVVQRGYELGCRLDGWTEHLKFDRWMQAFEKTGIDPRAIANRPRNLDEPLPWDHIDTGVDKAFLQREYKKALEARGTVDCHTSTCTACGEICMPNWPTWAEQVGMKVWSSEFGVSSSKFLAPRADPETQNPKPQTPAQRIRFVFQKVGVLRFLSHLEVMRALGRALRRAGIAVAYSQGFNPQPKLSLALALPVGVEGRQELGDIELRAAMAPEELAARVNRSLVDGLQLLRAWEVPLTAPSLTALVREVAYRVTLPLVGFAAPIGERLSAQALCDEWLDRPSIVVSVERKEGRREVDARPQIVGLTASREEDGALCWVLRLRTGQGIGVRPQAIMTSLLQEAINGQCEGWEAKLRVARTALILDGEGDFQSDDTSVKETL, from the coding sequence GTGCGTAGCTTCCGACAGGCGATGGTGGACGAGATTCTGCCCCAGGTCAGCAAACCGTCCCGCTATATCGGAATGGAGTGGAACGCCGTCAGGAAAGACCCCGCCAAGACGTCCGTCAGAATTGCGCTCGCCTTCCCCGATACGTACGAAATCGGCATGTCCCATCTGGGCCTGAAGATCCTCTACCAGATCGTGAACCGACGGCCGGAGTTCATGGCGGAACGGGTCTATGCGCCATGGACCGATGCGGACGCGCTCCTGCGGCAGCGGCGGATTCCGCTTTGCAGCCTCGAATCCGGCTACAGCCTGGCCGATTTTGATCTGATCGGCTTTACGCTGCAGTATGAGTTGTCGTACACCAACATCCTGAACATGCTGGACCTGGCCGGTGTCCCTTTGAAGAGCGCCGACCGGCGGGAGGGCGATCCGTTCGTCATCGGAGGCGGCTCCGTCGGCTTCAATCCCGAGCCGATTGCGGAGTTTCTCGACCTGTTCGTCCTGGGCGACGGCGAGGAGGCCGTTCTCGAGGTCTGCGAGGCGACGGCCGCGTGGAAGGCCTCAGGCGGGCGGCGCGAGGCGCTCCTTGAGGCATGGGCCAAGATTCCCGGCTGCTACGTCCCCGCGCTTCACCAGGGCGAGACCATCCGCAAGAGGACGGCGATCCATCTGGACGGGATCGACTATGGTGCCTTCCCGGTCCCCTTCATGGAGATCGTTCACGACCGGGTCAGTATCGAGGTGATGCGGGGCTGCACCCAGGGGTGCCGGTTCTGCCAGGCGGGTTACCTGTATCGGCCGCTGCGGGAGCGGTCGGCTGAGGAGATCCAGCAACTGGCCTTACAGGCAATTCGGGAAACGGGATATGAAGAGGTGTCGCTGGCCTCGTTGAGTATCGCCGATCTGACGGTCCTCCCGGACGTCGTGCCGTCGTTAATGGATCAACTGTTGCCGGAGAAGATCTCGCTGTCGCTTCCCTCCCTCCGTGTCGAAACGCTGAACCGGTTTCCGCAGGTGGCCGAGGAGATCAGCCGGGTTCGCAAGACCGGCTTCACTATTGCGCCGGAGGCCGGAAGCCGCCGGTTGCGAAAGGTGATCAACAAGGAGGGATTCGACGAGGAGCAGATCTTTACGGCCGTGCGTAATGCCGCCAGATCAGGCTGGGAATCGGTCAAGTTCTATTTCATGATCGGGCTCCCCACCGAGACGCAGGAGGACCTGGACGAGCTGGTTCGCATTACGCGGGAATCGGCGCGGATTGCGCGGGCCGAGTCGGCGAGAGGGTTTGGTCTGACCGTCAGTACCTCCCCATTTGTGCCGAAGCCTCATACCCCGTTCCAGTGGTTCGCCCAGGATTCGATGGAGATGCTCCAGGAGAAACAGGACTATCTGAGGCGGAGGTTGCGGGAGGTCAGGGTCTCGTACAAGTGGCACAACGTCCGGTCCTCATTTCTGGAGGCGGTCTTTTCGCTGGGCGACCGTTCGCTGGGCCGGGTTGTCCAGCGCGGCTATGAGCTGGGGTGTCGGCTTGACGGCTGGACCGAACATCTGAAGTTCGATCGATGGATGCAGGCGTTCGAAAAGACCGGGATCGACCCCAGGGCGATCGCCAACCGGCCGCGCAACCTGGACGAGCCGCTGCCGTGGGATCACATCGACACCGGCGTCGACAAGGCGTTCCTGCAGCGCGAATACAAGAAGGCGCTGGAGGCCCGCGGGACGGTCGATTGCCATACGTCCACCTGCACGGCCTGCGGCGAGATCTGCATGCCCAACTGGCCCACCTGGGCCGAGCAGGTGGGAATGAAGGTTTGGAGTTCCGAGTTTGGAGTTTCGAGTTCAAAGTTCCTAGCGCCACGCGCTGACCCCGAAACCCAAAACCCGAAACCCCAAACTCCCGCGCAGCGTATTCGGTTCGTCTTTCAGAAGGTCGGGGTGCTCCGGTTTCTGTCGCATCTGGAAGTGATGCGGGCGCTGGGGCGGGCGCTGCGCCGGGCCGGGATTGCTGTGGCCTATTCGCAGGGGTTCAACCCGCAGCCGAAGCTGTCGCTTGCGCTTGCGCTGCCGGTAGGGGTCGAGGGACGGCAGGAGTTGGGGGACATCGAGCTGCGCGCGGCTATGGCCCCGGAGGAGTTGGCGGCGCGGGTCAACCGGTCCCTTGTGGACGGATTGCAACTGCTGCGGGCGTGGGAGGTGCCGTTGACGGCGCCGTCGCTCACGGCATTGGTGCGGGAGGTCGCGTATCGTGTGACGCTGCCGCTGGTCGGCTTCGCCGCGCCGATCGGCGAGCGGCTCAGCGCTCAGGCGCTGTGCGACGAGTGGTTGGATCGACCCAGTATTGTCGTGAGCGTGGAGCGCAAGGAGGGGCGGCGGGAGGTTGATGCCCGTCCGCAGATCGTGGGGTTGACCGCGTCGCGGGAAGAGGACGGGGCGCTCTGTTGGGTTCTTCGCCTGAGGACGGGCCAGGGGATCGGCGTGCGGCCGCAGGCGATTATGACCAGCTTGCTGCAGGAGGCGATTAACGGCCAGTGTGAAGGGTGGGAAGCGAAGCTGCGCGTGGCGAGAACAGCCCTGATCCTGGATGGCGAGGGGGATTTCCAAAGCGATGATACTTCGGTGAAGGAGACGCTTTGA
- a CDS encoding ribonuclease — MKREIIVNSSIVETRVAVLEDGVLVELLIDDSKNKSIAGNIYKGRVLKILPGMQAAFVDLGLAKDAFLYVRDIFEDVEEYEQLLTIGEEGEPAESSSEEPRPSFARGRRQQASIEELLKEGQEIVAQVAREPLGTKGARITSHITLPGRYLVYMPTEQHVGVSRKIENEAERSRLKAIIEEINPEREGVIVRTAGVGKGKAEIEADLEFLRSLWKKIKSRAETLAAPALAQKDLDLIFRIFRDLFTKEVVRLVVDSPTEYERCLEYAESLHPELKSHLFLYTEDEPIFKSFGIEKEVEKALRHKVWLKSGGYIVLEETEALVSIDVNTGKYVGKHDFEETVLKTNLEAAREIARQVRLRDLGGIIIIDFIDMARQESRDRVLQELKEVLKPDRSPTNVSLLSELGLVEMTRKRVRQGLNKALSASCPACGGLGYIRSTPSIAHQVLREVEWQLSRKRIPLIRIRAHPDLIGWFQAEDGEVIEALQQTYAGEIILVPEETLAPGKYQLLEG; from the coding sequence ATGAAACGCGAGATTATCGTTAACTCTTCCATCGTAGAAACCCGGGTGGCCGTCCTGGAGGACGGCGTCCTGGTCGAGCTGCTGATCGACGACTCGAAGAACAAGAGCATCGCCGGTAATATCTACAAAGGGCGCGTCCTCAAGATCCTTCCTGGGATGCAGGCGGCCTTCGTGGACCTGGGCCTGGCGAAGGATGCCTTTCTGTATGTCCGGGATATCTTCGAGGACGTGGAGGAGTATGAGCAGTTGCTGACCATCGGGGAGGAGGGCGAGCCTGCCGAGTCGTCATCTGAGGAGCCGAGGCCCAGCTTTGCTCGAGGTCGTCGCCAGCAAGCCAGCATTGAGGAGCTGCTCAAGGAGGGGCAGGAGATTGTCGCGCAGGTGGCCCGTGAGCCGCTCGGTACGAAGGGCGCCAGGATCACCTCGCACATTACCCTGCCCGGCCGCTATCTGGTCTATATGCCGACCGAGCAGCATGTCGGGGTGTCGCGAAAGATCGAGAACGAGGCGGAACGATCCCGACTGAAGGCGATCATCGAAGAGATCAACCCGGAACGCGAGGGAGTGATCGTCAGGACCGCCGGGGTCGGCAAGGGGAAGGCGGAAATTGAGGCCGATCTCGAGTTTCTCCGGTCGCTCTGGAAAAAGATCAAGAGCAGGGCCGAAACGCTCGCCGCCCCGGCATTAGCGCAAAAGGACCTGGACCTGATCTTCCGAATCTTCCGCGATCTCTTCACGAAGGAGGTAGTCCGCCTGGTTGTGGATAGTCCGACCGAGTACGAGCGGTGTCTGGAGTATGCCGAGTCGCTGCACCCCGAACTGAAATCACACCTGTTTCTCTATACGGAGGACGAGCCGATCTTTAAGTCGTTCGGCATCGAAAAGGAGGTCGAGAAGGCGCTCCGACATAAGGTGTGGTTGAAATCAGGCGGCTATATCGTGCTGGAGGAGACGGAGGCGCTGGTCTCCATCGATGTCAATACCGGTAAGTACGTCGGTAAGCACGATTTTGAGGAGACGGTCCTCAAGACCAACCTGGAGGCGGCCCGCGAGATCGCGCGCCAGGTGCGCTTGCGCGACCTGGGCGGGATCATCATCATCGACTTTATCGACATGGCCCGGCAGGAGAGTCGGGATCGGGTGCTGCAGGAGCTGAAGGAGGTGCTGAAGCCCGACCGCTCACCCACGAATGTCTCGCTCCTGTCCGAGCTGGGTCTGGTCGAGATGACACGAAAGCGCGTCCGCCAAGGGCTGAACAAGGCCCTGAGCGCGTCGTGCCCGGCATGCGGCGGCCTCGGCTATATCCGTTCGACCCCGTCCATAGCCCATCAAGTCCTGCGAGAGGTCGAGTGGCAGCTCTCCCGCAAGCGGATCCCCCTGATCCGGATCCGGGCCCATCCCGACCTGATCGGCTGGTTCCAGGCTGAGGATGGCGAGGTGATCGAGGCGCTCCAGCAGACCTACGCCGGGGAGATCATCCTGGTTCCTGAAGAAACATTGGCGCCCGGAAAATATCAGTTGCTGGAAGGGTAG
- a CDS encoding quinone oxidoreductase gives MRAIRVHEYGGPDVLRYEEVARPEPGAGEARVKIDAVGINYIDIYQRKGQYPDPLPVIPGREAAGVVDAVGPDVSDLAVGTRVVYAMHVGSYAEYAVVPARRLVPIPAAIDARVAAAVMLQGLTAHYLTHSTYPLQPGDSALVHAAAGGVGLLLVQMAKRRGARVIGTVSTEEKASLAKEAGADEVILYTRADFEAETRRLTDGKGVHVVYDSVGQTTFDKSLNCLKPRGYMVLYGQASGPVPPFNPQLLSTKGSVFLTRPNLMHYTLDRAELLRRAGDLFDWINAATLTVRIDAAFPLAEAPLAHRRLEERKSIGKLLLIP, from the coding sequence ATGCGCGCGATTCGCGTACATGAATATGGCGGTCCTGACGTACTTCGCTACGAGGAGGTGGCGCGCCCCGAACCCGGCGCAGGCGAGGCGCGGGTCAAGATCGATGCGGTGGGCATCAACTATATCGATATCTACCAGCGGAAGGGTCAATACCCCGACCCGCTGCCGGTGATCCCCGGCAGGGAGGCAGCCGGCGTCGTCGATGCGGTCGGCCCGGACGTGTCGGATCTTGCAGTAGGAACCCGCGTCGTCTACGCGATGCACGTAGGCAGCTATGCGGAGTATGCGGTTGTCCCGGCACGGCGGCTGGTGCCGATCCCCGCCGCGATAGATGCGCGAGTAGCGGCCGCGGTGATGCTACAGGGACTGACCGCGCACTATCTGACCCACAGCACCTATCCGCTGCAGCCTGGCGACAGCGCGCTGGTTCATGCGGCCGCCGGCGGCGTCGGCCTGCTCCTGGTCCAGATGGCGAAGCGGCGAGGCGCCCGGGTTATCGGGACCGTCTCGACAGAGGAGAAGGCGAGCCTGGCGAAAGAGGCCGGTGCCGATGAGGTGATCCTCTACACGCGGGCCGACTTCGAGGCGGAAACCAGGCGCCTGACCGACGGCAAGGGCGTACATGTGGTCTACGACTCGGTCGGACAGACTACCTTCGATAAAAGCTTGAACTGCCTGAAGCCTCGCGGCTATATGGTCCTTTATGGCCAAGCCAGCGGACCGGTGCCGCCGTTCAACCCCCAACTGCTCAGTACCAAGGGTTCAGTGTTTCTGACCCGTCCTAACCTGATGCACTATACGCTCGACCGGGCGGAACTGTTGAGGCGGGCCGGCGATCTGTTCGACTGGATCAACGCCGCAACGCTCACCGTGCGGATCGACGCGGCATTCCCGCTTGCCGAGGCCCCCCTCGCTCATCGCCGCCTTGAAGAACGCAAGAGCATAGGAAAACTGTTACTGATCCCCTGA
- a CDS encoding Glucose / Sorbosone dehydrogenase, with product MRAIRPGLLVLVLLVGSVSCSRVNGAPGLPLHQIHLPPRFEISIYASPVPNARSMALSPHGTLFVGTLTAGNVYAVIDRNQDGKADEVITIAQGLNMPNGVAFRDGALYVAEVNRILRYDDIETHLKDPPAPVVVYDGLPRDRHHGWKFIAFGPDGWLYIPVGAPCNVCERDDARYASITRMKPNGTRLEIFAKGVRNTVGFDWHPKTHELWFTDNGRDWMGGDSPPDELNNAPHPGLHFGFPYCHGRTIADPGYGKRRRCEEFTPPAVELGPHVAALGMRFYTGALFPDEFRNQIFLAEHGSWNRSAPIGYRVMLVRIMEQRAMAYEVFAEGWLHGGHAWGRPVDLLVMPDGAMLVSDDKANVIYRISYGK from the coding sequence ATGCGCGCCATTCGGCCCGGCCTGCTTGTGCTCGTGTTGCTGGTAGGATCGGTATCGTGCAGCAGAGTCAACGGCGCGCCAGGGTTGCCGCTCCACCAGATTCACCTGCCGCCCCGATTTGAGATCAGTATCTACGCGAGTCCGGTTCCCAACGCCCGGTCCATGGCTCTCAGTCCACACGGCACACTGTTTGTCGGCACTCTTACGGCAGGAAACGTGTATGCCGTTATTGATCGTAACCAGGACGGCAAGGCTGACGAGGTCATCACGATTGCGCAGGGGCTCAATATGCCGAATGGCGTAGCCTTTCGTGATGGTGCCCTCTACGTGGCCGAAGTGAACCGAATTCTTCGATATGACGATATCGAGACGCATCTGAAGGATCCGCCTGCGCCGGTGGTGGTGTATGATGGCCTTCCCCGGGATCGCCATCATGGCTGGAAGTTCATCGCGTTCGGTCCAGACGGTTGGTTATATATTCCGGTCGGCGCGCCATGTAACGTCTGTGAGCGCGACGACGCGCGCTACGCGTCGATTACGCGCATGAAGCCGAACGGGACCCGATTGGAAATCTTTGCGAAAGGCGTCCGTAATACGGTCGGCTTCGATTGGCATCCGAAGACGCATGAACTGTGGTTTACGGACAACGGGCGCGATTGGATGGGTGGCGATTCGCCGCCGGACGAGTTAAATAATGCGCCGCATCCGGGCCTGCATTTTGGCTTCCCCTACTGCCATGGACGCACTATTGCCGATCCCGGATATGGGAAGCGGCGGAGATGTGAGGAGTTTACCCCGCCGGCCGTAGAACTTGGGCCGCACGTCGCGGCGCTTGGCATGCGGTTTTACACAGGAGCGCTGTTTCCCGACGAGTTTCGGAATCAGATCTTTCTTGCGGAACATGGATCGTGGAACCGAAGCGCGCCGATCGGCTATCGTGTGATGCTGGTGCGGATTATGGAGCAGCGCGCCATGGCGTATGAGGTATTTGCCGAAGGCTGGTTGCATGGCGGGCACGCTTGGGGACGCCCGGTGGACCTGCTGGTCATGCCGGATGGCGCCATGCTCGTGTCGGACGATAAGGCGAATGTGATCTATCGGATCAGCTACGGAAAATAG